A genomic stretch from Deinococcus aerius includes:
- a CDS encoding carboxylesterase/lipase family protein — translation MTRTALLFLLATLLGVQAHAQQPAVPTDQGPVRGQQRGEVRRFLGLPYAAPPVGHLRWKAPQPGPTWTVPREATTFGPVCTQVVVGLFDVPGETKGDVKGSEDCLYLNVYAPAQSTSAARLPVMVWIHGGGFTIGAGSEYDPSVLVQKHGVVVVTLNYRLGALGFLAHPGLDAESAEGTSGNYGLLDQQAALRWVGRNIAAFGGNPGNVTLFGESAGGMSVCAHLASPASAGLFQKAIIQSGLCASPNNTVTAAQASRRNVAYAARLGCRTGGVACLRGLDARTVATTAVPGLRGLGNLVWSPVYGTSLLPRTLGEAFDTGAFNRVPVMVGSNHDEGRLFISLAAPAGKPIQLWQYWGASGLLVGAAKNGRVLAEYPGRSFSTPALAFATVFTDAMFSCPALRVSRSLSRYVRTSAYEFNDPQAVTTLKAPADLPGLGAFHSSGLVYAFQTPIVGLGDPAQFSAQQRRLSDEFSASWARFAGTGDPNPTGRTPWTPFDASRGNVWIFRPTGSSESTTFGQDHRCDFWSGLGLN, via the coding sequence ATGACCCGGACTGCGCTGTTGTTCCTGCTCGCCACGCTGCTGGGTGTTCAGGCCCACGCCCAACAACCCGCCGTCCCCACCGACCAGGGGCCGGTGCGGGGTCAACAGCGGGGCGAGGTGCGCCGTTTCCTGGGCCTCCCCTACGCCGCCCCACCCGTCGGCCACCTGCGCTGGAAAGCGCCCCAGCCCGGCCCCACCTGGACCGTTCCCCGGGAGGCCACCACCTTCGGTCCGGTCTGCACCCAGGTCGTGGTCGGCCTCTTCGACGTCCCGGGGGAGACCAAGGGGGACGTGAAGGGCAGCGAGGACTGCCTGTACCTCAACGTCTACGCCCCCGCCCAGTCCACATCCGCCGCGCGCCTCCCCGTCATGGTGTGGATTCACGGTGGCGGCTTCACCATTGGGGCGGGCAGCGAGTACGATCCCAGCGTCCTCGTTCAGAAGCACGGCGTGGTGGTCGTGACCCTCAACTACCGCCTGGGGGCCCTGGGCTTCCTGGCGCATCCGGGCCTGGACGCCGAGTCCGCGGAGGGCACCTCGGGCAACTACGGCCTCCTCGACCAGCAGGCCGCCCTGCGCTGGGTCGGGCGCAACATCGCCGCCTTCGGGGGGAACCCCGGGAACGTCACCCTCTTCGGGGAATCGGCGGGCGGCATGAGCGTGTGCGCCCACCTCGCCTCCCCGGCGTCGGCGGGGCTGTTCCAGAAGGCCATCATCCAGAGCGGGCTGTGCGCCAGCCCCAACAACACCGTGACGGCCGCCCAGGCGTCCCGGCGCAACGTCGCCTACGCCGCCCGGCTGGGCTGCCGCACGGGCGGCGTGGCCTGCCTGCGCGGGCTGGACGCCCGGACGGTCGCCACGACCGCTGTGCCCGGCCTGCGGGGGCTGGGCAACCTGGTGTGGTCGCCGGTGTACGGCACCTCCCTGCTCCCTCGCACGCTGGGAGAAGCCTTTGACACGGGGGCGTTCAACCGGGTGCCGGTGATGGTCGGCAGCAACCACGACGAGGGGCGGCTCTTCATCTCGCTGGCCGCGCCGGCAGGAAAGCCCATCCAACTGTGGCAGTACTGGGGTGCCAGTGGGCTGCTCGTGGGGGCGGCCAAGAATGGAAGAGTCCTGGCCGAATATCCGGGGCGGTCCTTCAGCACCCCGGCGCTTGCCTTCGCCACGGTGTTCACCGACGCGATGTTCAGTTGTCCGGCGCTGCGGGTCAGCCGCTCGCTGTCCCGGTACGTGAGGACGTCCGCGTACGAGTTCAATGACCCCCAGGCGGTGACCACCCTGAAGGCGCCCGCCGACCTGCCCGGCCTGGGGGCCTTTCACTCCAGCGGCCTGGTGTACGCCTTCCAGACGCCCATCGTGGGCCTGGGCGACCCCGCGCAGTTCAGCGCCCAGCAGCGCCGGTTGTCCGACGAGTTCAGCGCCTCCTGGGCCCGGTTCGCGGGGACGGGGGACCCCAACCCCACCGGACGCACCCCGTGGACCCCCTTCGACGCCTCACGCGGCAACGTGTGGATCTTCCGGCCCACGGGCAGCAGCGAGAGCACCACGTTTGGCCAGGACCACCGCTGCGACTTCTGGTCGGGCCTGGGCCTGAACTGA
- a CDS encoding LuxR C-terminal-related transcriptional regulator: MAALDIGLPGMDGIRAAAEIAGRWPEVRIVMLTAHDLRDEVFAALAPGADAYCLKNAAPELLFLAIRAAAGSAYLDPQVAHHVLGGIRVPHATSPLTPRETEVLRLIADGQGNRKIAQPPGISVSTVKLHVQDILVKLRAADRTQVAVQALRRGLL, translated from the coding sequence GTGGCGGCGCTCGACATCGGCCTGCCCGGCATGGACGGCATCAGGGCCGCGGCCGAGATCGCCGGGCGCTGGCCGGAGGTGCGGATCGTCATGCTCACCGCCCATGACCTGCGCGACGAGGTGTTCGCGGCCCTCGCGCCGGGCGCGGACGCCTACTGCCTCAAGAACGCCGCCCCCGAGTTGCTGTTCCTCGCCATCCGCGCCGCCGCGGGAAGTGCCTACCTTGACCCGCAGGTGGCCCACCACGTCCTCGGCGGCATCCGCGTGCCCCACGCCACCTCTCCCCTGACCCCCCGCGAAACGGAGGTGCTGCGCCTCATCGCGGACGGCCAGGGCAACAGGAAGATCGCTCAGCCGCCTGGAATCAGCGTGAGCACCGTCAAGCTGCACGTGCAGGACATCCTCGTCAAGCTCAGGGCCGCCGACCGCACCCAGGTGGCGGTGCAGGCCCTCCGGCGGGGTCTGCTGTAG
- a CDS encoding MFS transporter codes for MSVPVSHPAARAAPPPALGAGLLLVVLAVAFESMAVGTVLPRVAEDLRGLNLYGWASSAFLLSSLVGAVLFGTLADRRGLAFAATLGLAVFALGLLVAGAAPGMGVFVLGRLVQGLGAGGLGALPFAVISARYPESARAPMLAAVSGAWLLPALVGPLVASLIADAWSWRAVFWGLVPALALVAPLCVLPLRGGGREPVRAGGGLLWPALGLALGAGLLVEGLRRPDLLALPLVLLGGGGVGLASRRLFPRGMWRLAPGLPAMLMVRGWAAFALLGANSFLPLALHEGRGLSLTQAGWVLSVGGATWTLGSWVQSGLERRFGPGSRPLRIRLGMVVVTAGLTVTALAALGHLPLWGAYAGWFVAALGMGVGYNSNSLLALSSAGPREAGGLSAQLANIEVLMTAVAAGGAGALIVRAQPLHTAFALAFLVALLGSLVAWVGAARVGGR; via the coding sequence GTGTCTGTCCCCGTCTCGCACCCCGCCGCCCGCGCCGCGCCGCCCCCCGCCCTGGGTGCGGGGTTGCTGCTGGTGGTCCTCGCGGTCGCCTTCGAGTCGATGGCGGTGGGCACCGTCTTGCCCCGCGTCGCCGAGGACCTGCGCGGCCTGAACCTCTACGGCTGGGCTTCCAGCGCCTTCCTGCTCTCCAGCCTGGTGGGCGCGGTGCTGTTCGGAACGCTCGCCGACCGCCGGGGGCTGGCGTTCGCGGCCACCCTCGGGCTGGCGGTGTTCGCCCTCGGCCTGCTCGTGGCGGGGGCGGCGCCCGGGATGGGGGTCTTCGTGCTGGGGCGGCTGGTGCAGGGGCTGGGGGCGGGCGGCCTGGGCGCGCTGCCCTTCGCGGTCATCAGCGCCCGCTATCCCGAGTCGGCCCGGGCGCCCATGCTCGCCGCCGTGTCGGGAGCCTGGCTGCTCCCCGCCCTGGTCGGCCCGCTCGTCGCCAGCCTGATCGCCGATGCCTGGTCGTGGCGGGCGGTGTTCTGGGGCCTGGTGCCCGCCCTGGCCCTGGTCGCGCCGCTGTGCGTGCTGCCCCTGCGGGGCGGGGGCCGGGAGCCGGTGCGGGCGGGCGGGGGTCTGCTGTGGCCCGCGCTGGGGCTCGCCCTGGGGGCGGGGTTGCTGGTGGAGGGCCTGCGCCGCCCGGACCTGCTCGCCCTTCCCCTGGTCCTGCTGGGAGGGGGTGGGGTGGGGCTCGCCTCGCGCCGCCTCTTTCCCCGGGGCATGTGGCGCCTCGCCCCCGGCCTGCCCGCCATGCTGATGGTGCGGGGATGGGCGGCCTTCGCGCTGCTGGGCGCCAACTCCTTCCTGCCGCTGGCCCTGCACGAGGGGCGGGGCCTGAGCCTCACCCAGGCGGGCTGGGTGCTGAGCGTGGGCGGCGCGACCTGGACGCTAGGGTCGTGGGTGCAGTCCGGGTTGGAGCGCCGCTTCGGCCCCGGCTCACGTCCGCTGCGGATTCGGCTGGGCATGGTCGTCGTGACGGCCGGGCTGACCGTGACGGCGCTGGCCGCGCTCGGCCACCTGCCCCTGTGGGGCGCGTACGCGGGCTGGTTCGTGGCCGCCCTGGGGATGGGCGTGGGCTACAACAGCAACAGCCTGCTCGCGCTGTCGAGCGCCGGCCCGCGGGAGGCGGGAGGGCTCTCGGCGCAACTGGCGAACATCGAGGTTCTCATGACGGCGGTGGCGGCGGGGGGTGCGGGCGCCCTGATCGTCCGGGCTCAGCCGCTGCACACCGCTTTCGCCCTGGCCTTCCTCGTGGCGCTGCTGGGCTCCCTCGTCGCGTGGGTCGGGGCGGCGCGGGTGGGCGGGCGGTAG
- a CDS encoding HAMP domain-containing protein encodes MTEAAELGHLDEHLLLSALNAYKKGDFSVRLPVTWTGVAGKIADSLNEVLENSERIAQDVARVGRIVGKEGKVTQRIPLGPTTGAWAELIEGVNELVDDLVWPTSEMTRVITAVANGDLSQRMALEVGGQAIHGQFLQTARTVNTMADQLNAFASEVTRVAREVGTEGKLGGQADVRGVGGTWKDLTDNVNSMASNLTNQVRNIAEVTTAVATGDLSKKITVDARGEILDLKNTINTMVDQLNSFAGEVTRVAREVGTEGRLGGQADVRGVGGTWKDLTDNVNGMASNLTNQVRNIADVTTAVANGDLSKKITVDARGEILDLKNTINTMVDQLNSFAGEVTRVAREVGTEGKLGG; translated from the coding sequence ATGACTGAGGCCGCGGAACTCGGTCACCTCGACGAACACCTCCTGCTGAGTGCGCTCAACGCCTACAAGAAGGGCGACTTCAGCGTGCGGCTCCCGGTCACCTGGACGGGCGTGGCGGGCAAGATCGCCGACAGCCTCAACGAGGTGCTGGAAAACAGCGAGCGCATCGCCCAGGACGTGGCCCGGGTGGGCCGCATCGTCGGCAAGGAGGGCAAGGTCACCCAGCGCATCCCCCTGGGGCCGACCACCGGGGCCTGGGCCGAGCTGATCGAGGGCGTGAACGAGCTGGTGGACGACCTCGTCTGGCCGACCAGCGAGATGACCCGCGTGATCACCGCCGTGGCGAACGGCGACCTGTCGCAGCGGATGGCGCTGGAGGTCGGTGGGCAGGCCATCCACGGCCAGTTCCTCCAGACGGCCCGCACCGTCAACACGATGGCCGATCAGCTCAACGCCTTCGCCTCCGAGGTGACCCGCGTGGCGCGCGAGGTGGGCACGGAAGGCAAGCTGGGCGGCCAGGCCGACGTGCGCGGGGTGGGCGGCACCTGGAAAGACCTCACCGACAATGTCAACTCCATGGCGTCGAACCTCACCAATCAGGTGCGCAACATCGCCGAGGTCACGACGGCGGTGGCGACGGGCGACCTGAGCAAAAAGATCACGGTCGATGCGCGCGGTGAGATTCTGGACCTGAAGAACACCATCAACACGATGGTGGACCAGCTCAACAGCTTCGCGGGCGAGGTCACGCGGGTCGCCCGCGAGGTGGGCACCGAGGGTCGTCTCGGCGGTCAGGCGGACGTGCGCGGGGTCGGCGGCACCTGGAAGGACCTCACCGACAACGTGAACGGCATGGCGTCCAACCTGACGAATCAGGTGCGGAATATCGCGGATGTCACGACCGCCGTGGCGAACGGGGACCTGAGCAAAAAGATCACGGTCGATGCGCGCGGTGAGATTCTGGACCTGAAAAACACCATCAACACGATGGTGGACCAGCTTAATTCGTTCGCGGGCGAGGTCACGCGAGTCGCGCGCGAGGTGGGCACCGAGGGTAAGCTGGGCGGTCA